In Actinomyces weissii, a genomic segment contains:
- a CDS encoding anaerobic glycerol-3-phosphate dehydrogenase subunit C, with the protein MFDLDVLAKRWDLALPGAGGRAVRSGSAALDSAGHNLARASLDCCVKCNICETMCPVMAVTELFPGPKFVGPQAERYRNGQSVDHSIDYCSSCGTCTRVCPQGVKVAELNNQARAVMRAQTGAVSLRDRIITQTTLMGKVMTPVAPVANAVLANKPARVVMEKVIGVHRDAPMPQAEPRSLRHWLKHRRKRTDTLVPAGSRGPIVFFHGCAGGYFEVETSKRAIEVLEHIGYDVVIPQQGCCGLAAQSNGLYGQASASVVRLCEQLRAAGEGLTIVSTAGSCAGMLKHEAHEIMGVEAPALADVSTRTVEVSELLRDLDEAGQLPHSFRRIEATVAYHPPCQLKGQNMGLPAIDVMELVPGFQVVESGKACCGMAGTYGLKKEKYEVAQAVGASLFELVREVNPGLAVCDTETCRWQIQKSSGVRTVHPVWVIHAAYGLSRLPGVED; encoded by the coding sequence ATGTTTGACCTGGACGTCCTTGCCAAGCGGTGGGACCTGGCCCTGCCCGGTGCCGGGGGACGGGCCGTGCGCAGCGGCTCCGCCGCCCTGGACAGCGCTGGCCACAACCTGGCCCGAGCCAGCCTGGACTGCTGCGTGAAGTGCAATATCTGCGAGACCATGTGCCCGGTCATGGCCGTCACCGAGCTCTTCCCCGGGCCCAAGTTCGTGGGGCCCCAGGCGGAGCGCTACCGCAACGGCCAGAGCGTGGACCACTCCATCGACTACTGCTCCTCCTGCGGCACCTGCACCCGCGTGTGCCCCCAGGGCGTCAAGGTCGCCGAGCTCAACAACCAGGCCCGCGCCGTCATGCGCGCCCAGACCGGTGCGGTCAGCCTGCGTGACCGGATCATCACCCAGACCACCCTCATGGGCAAGGTCATGACCCCCGTGGCCCCTGTCGCCAACGCGGTGCTGGCCAACAAGCCCGCACGCGTGGTCATGGAGAAGGTCATCGGCGTGCACCGGGACGCCCCCATGCCCCAGGCCGAGCCCCGCTCCCTGCGGCACTGGCTCAAGCACCGCCGCAAGCGCACCGACACCCTGGTACCCGCAGGCTCGCGCGGGCCGATCGTGTTCTTCCACGGCTGCGCGGGCGGGTACTTTGAGGTGGAGACCTCCAAGCGCGCCATCGAGGTGCTGGAGCACATCGGCTACGACGTCGTCATCCCCCAGCAGGGCTGCTGCGGCCTGGCCGCCCAGTCCAACGGCCTGTACGGGCAGGCCAGCGCCTCCGTGGTGCGCCTGTGCGAGCAGCTGCGGGCCGCCGGGGAGGGGCTGACCATCGTGTCCACCGCCGGGTCCTGCGCCGGGATGCTCAAGCACGAGGCCCACGAGATCATGGGCGTGGAGGCTCCTGCGCTCGCGGACGTGTCCACCCGCACCGTCGAGGTCTCCGAGCTGCTGCGGGACCTGGACGAGGCCGGGCAGCTGCCGCACAGCTTCCGGCGTATCGAGGCTACGGTCGCCTACCACCCGCCCTGCCAGCTCAAGGGGCAGAACATGGGGCTGCCCGCCATAGACGTCATGGAGCTGGTGCCCGGCTTCCAGGTGGTGGAGTCCGGCAAGGCCTGCTGCGGCATGGCGGGTACCTACGGCCTCAAGAAGGAGAAGTACGAGGTGGCCCAGGCCGTGGGGGCGTCCCTGTTCGAGCTGGTGCGGGAGGTCAACCCGGGGCTGGCAGTCTGCGACACGGAGACCTGCCGCTGGCAGATCCAGAAGTCCTCCGGGGTGCGTACCGTGCACCCGGTGTGGGTCATCCACGCGGCCTACGGGCTCTCCCGGCTGCCTGGGGTGGAGGACTGA
- a CDS encoding sugar-binding transcriptional regulator: protein MYYVQGETMEVIARHLGVSRSTVSRLLARAREDGVVRITLVEPGGRGSLESELRESFGVEARIVPVREGTTEIHRLEQVCAVAARRLVELAPADGVIGTAWGTTMSEVCAALPARPVPGLSVVQLNGASDPEGVGPSAGEVLAAFHERLGARTVAFPVPAFFDHASTREAMWSERSVRRVLALAERADLAVFGVGTAPVPGQGHAVTLPSQVYAGGHLTDTDRLLLSREDVVGDVCTVMLRADGSWQGIPLNRRATGPTPAQLARIPRRLCVVAGTGKARALLAALRARVATDLVVDEATARAVLALARKRRPRPRGSR, encoded by the coding sequence ATGTACTACGTCCAGGGCGAGACCATGGAGGTTATCGCCCGGCACCTGGGGGTCTCCCGCTCCACCGTCTCCCGCCTGCTGGCCCGCGCCCGTGAGGACGGCGTCGTGCGCATCACCCTGGTAGAGCCTGGTGGGCGCGGCAGCCTGGAGTCCGAGCTGCGGGAGTCCTTCGGCGTGGAGGCCCGTATCGTGCCGGTGCGTGAGGGCACCACCGAGATCCACCGCCTGGAGCAGGTCTGTGCCGTAGCGGCGCGCAGGCTGGTTGAGCTCGCTCCCGCCGACGGCGTGATCGGCACCGCCTGGGGCACCACCATGAGCGAGGTGTGCGCGGCCCTGCCAGCGCGCCCGGTGCCGGGCCTGAGCGTGGTCCAGCTCAACGGCGCCTCCGACCCTGAGGGCGTGGGTCCCAGCGCCGGGGAGGTGCTGGCGGCCTTCCATGAGCGCCTGGGGGCACGCACCGTCGCCTTCCCCGTGCCCGCCTTCTTTGACCACGCCTCCACGCGGGAGGCCATGTGGTCGGAGCGCTCGGTGCGGCGCGTGCTGGCACTGGCTGAGCGGGCCGACCTGGCGGTCTTCGGGGTGGGAACCGCCCCGGTTCCCGGGCAGGGGCACGCCGTCACCCTGCCCAGCCAGGTCTACGCCGGAGGGCACCTTACTGACACCGACCGCCTGCTGCTGAGCCGCGAGGACGTGGTGGGGGACGTGTGCACGGTGATGCTGCGCGCCGACGGCTCCTGGCAGGGCATCCCCCTGAACCGGCGGGCCACCGGCCCCACGCCCGCGCAGCTCGCCCGTATCCCCCGCCGTCTGTGCGTGGTGGCAGGCACGGGCAAGGCCCGGGCCCTGCTGGCGGCCCTGCGGGCGCGGGTGGCCACCGACCTGGTGGTGGACGAGGCCACGGCCCGGGCGGTGCTGGCCCTGGCCCGCAAGCGCCGCCCCCGGCCACGCGGTAGCCGCTGA